The genomic stretch GCGCTCTCCTCCACCGACCGTCTCGGCTGGCGCGCCGCCGAGATCCTGGTGCACCTCACCGCGCACCTGACGCTGCACCCCGGCGACGTGGTGCTCACCGGCTCGCCCGGCACCGCCGTCCCGGTCGAGCCCGGCCAGGAGGTGCGGATCGCGCTGACCGGGGTCGGCGAGCTCGTGAACCGCACCGTCGCCGGGACCGGGCGCGCGGCGCCTCCGCGGCCCTGACCTCCGCTCCGACTCCCCTTCCGCTCCGACCCCTTTCCCGCTCCGACCCCTTTTTCCGCTCCGACCCCTGGAGGAAGCGTGCTCTTCGACCTGACCGACCGCGTGGCGCTCGTTACCGGATCCAGCCGCGGCATCGGCCGCGCCGTCGCCACCGGCCTCGCCGAGGCGGGCGCCACCGTCGTGCTGAACGGGCTCGATCCCGTCCGCCTGGAGGCCACCCGCGCCGAGCTCGCCGAGCGCTTCGCTGGCGCAGACGGCCGCCCGCGGATCCACGCCCGCGCCTTCGACGTCACCGACGACGCAGCCGCGGAGGCCGGAGTCGCCTGGATCGAGGAGGCGGTGGGTCCGCTGCGCATCCTGGTCAACAACGCCGGGGTCCAGCATCGCGTGCCACTGCTCGACCTCGACGTCGCCGACTGGGAGCGGGTGCTGCGCACCAACCTCACCAGCGCCTTCGTGGTGGGTCGCGCGGCGGCGAAGCGGATGATCCCGCGCGGCGCCGGGAAGATCGTCAACGTCGCCTCGGTGCAGGCCGACCTCGCGCGCCCGACGATCGCGCCCTATACGGCGTCCAAGGGTGGGATCCGCAACCTCACCCGGGCGATGACAGCGGAGTGGGCGCAGCACGGCATCCAGGTCAACGCGATCGCGCCGGGCTACATCCACACCGAGATGACCCAGAAGCTCGTCGACGACGAGACATTCAACTCCTGGATCCTCGGTCGCACCCCCGCCGCGCGCTGGGGCCGCGTGGAGGACCTGATCGGCCCGGCCGTCTGGCTCGCCTCCGACGGCTCCGACTACGTCAACGGGCAGGTCGTCTTCATCGACGGCGGCATGACCGTCGTCGTCTAAGCCCCCCGCGCCCCGCCCCGCCCCTCGCATCGAACGGACCTCGCATGCCCCTCTCCCTCCCCGCCTCGACCACCCGAGTCGTCGTGCACGCCGCCGGCGACCTCCGCGTCGAGGAGGCGCCGTTGCCGGCGCGCGGCCCTTCCGACGCCCTTGTCGCCGTCGCCTACGGTGGGATCTGCGGTTCCGATCTGCACTACTGGACGCACGGCGCGGCGGGCGAGTCGATCCTCCGCGAGCCGCTGACCCTCGGCCACGAGGTCGTCGGAACGGTCGTCGAGGCCGCCGCCGACGGCACCGGTCCCGCGACCGGCACAGCCGTCGCCGTCCACCCCGCGACCGCCCACGGCGAGTGGCCCGACGGGCGCCCCAACCTCGCCACCGAGGGCACCTACCTCGGCAGCGCCGCGCGGATGCCGCACACTCAGGGGGCGTTCGCCCGGCACGCGGTCCTGCCGGCTCGGATGCTCCGCCAGCTGCCCCCGGGGCTGTGGCTCCGAGAGGCGGCGCTCGCGGAGCCGGCGAGTGTCGCCTGGCACGCGGTGTCGCGGGCGGGCGCGGTGTCCGGACGGCGCGCGCTGGTGATCGGCAGCGGCCCGATCGGAGCGCTGATCGTCGCGGTCCTCAAGCGGGCCGGTGCAGCCGAGATCGTCGCGGTCGATCTCGCGGAGGAGCCGCTCGCCATCGCCCGCGCGGTCGGAGCGACCCGGACGATCCGCGCGACCGACGCCGACGCGATCGCGGAGGTCGCCGCCGATGTCGTCTTCGAGTCCTCGGGTAGCCCGCGCGGGTTGATGTCGGCCGTCCGCGGCGCGGCGCGCGGCTGTACCGTCGTCATGGTCGGGCTCCTGCCCTCGGGTGAGCAGCCGGCGCTGATCTCGCTCGCGATCACGCGGGAGCTGCGCCTCATCGGCTCCTTCCGCTTCGTCGACGAACTCGACGAGGTGCTGGCGGCGCTCGCCGACGGCAGCCTCGAGGTGGAGCCGGTGGTCACCCAGGTGCTGCCGCTGGAGCGCGCAGTCGAGGCCTTCGAGCTCGCCCGCGATGCCTCGCGCTCGAGCAAGGTGCTGCTCGACTTCACCTCCTGACCCCTGCCGCCGGGCCTGGAACCGCCCGAGCGTTCGGCCTCGCCTCGGCCGCGGCGCCGCCGGAGCACTACCGTTACCTCATGGCGTCCACTGATACCCCCGCTTCCGCCCCCGAGGCCGACACCGCCCCCACGCTCACCTTCTCCGACCTCGGTCTCAGCGACCCGGTCCTCAAGGCCCTCAAGGAGGTCGGCTACGAGACGCCCTCGGCTATCCAGGCCGCGACGATCCCGTCCCTCCTCTCCGGCCGTGACGTCCTCGGCGTCGCGCAGACCGGCACCGGCAAGACCGCGGCGTTCGCGCTGCCGATCCTCTCGCGCCTCGACCTCGCGCAGAAGACACCGCAGGCGCTCGTGCTGGCTCCGACCCGCGAGCTCGCGCTCCAGGTCTGCGAGGCGTTCGAGCGCTACGCGTCAGGTCTGCGCGGCGTCCACGTCCTCCCCGTCTACGGGGGCCAGGGCTACGGCACCCAGCTCTCCGCGCTGCGCCGCGGCGTCCACGTCGTCGTCGGCACGCCCGGCCGCATCATGGACCACCTCGAGAAGGGCACCCTCGACCTTTCGGCGCTGAAGTACCTGGTGCTCGACGAGGCCGACGAGATGCTCAAGATGGGCTTCGCGGAGGACGTCGAGACGATCCTCGCGGACACCCCCGTGGAGAAGCAGATCGCGCTGTTCTCGGCGACGATGCCCGCGCAGATCCGCCGTATCTCCGGTAAGTACCTGAAGGAGCCGGAGGAGATCACGGTCAAGAACAAGACCACGACCTCCGTCAACACCACCCAGCGCTACCTGATGGTGTCGTACCCGCAGAAGGTCGACGCCCTCACCCGCATCCTCGAGGTCGAGAACTTCGAGGGCATGATCGTGTTCGTCCGCACGAAGAGCGAGACGGAGACGCTGGCCGAGAAGCTGCGCGCCCGCGGCTACACTGCGGCGGCGATCAGCGGAGACGTGCAGCAGGCCCAGCGCGAGCGCACCGTCGAGCAGCTGAAGTCGGGCAAGCTCGACATCCTGGTCGCCACCGACGTCGCCGCCCGCGGACTCGACGTCGAGCGGATCAGCCATGTCGTCAACTACGACATCCCGATCGACACCGAGTCGTACGTGCACCGCATCGGCCGCACCGGTCGCGCGGGGCGCAGCGGAGCGGCGATCAGCTTCGTCACCCCGCGCGAGCGCCGCCTCCTCTCGGCGATCGAGAAGGCCACTCGCCAGCCGCTGACCGAGATGCGGATGCCGAGCGTCGAGGACGTCAACGTCACGCGCCTCTCCCGTTTCGACGACGCGATCACCGCGGCCCTGGCCGATACCGAGCGCCTGCAGCGTTTCCGCGACATCATCGGCCACTACGTCGAGCACCACGATGTCGTCGAGTCGGACGTCGCCGCCGCGCTGGCGATCGTCGCCCAGGGCGAAGAACCGCTGCTGCTGTCGCCGGACGACCCGCGCTTCGCCCGGCGCGAGCGCGAGGACCGCGACTCCCGGCCCGATCGCGGCGACCGGCCCGACCGCGGCGACCGCTTCGACCGCGGCGGTGACCGAGGCGAGCGCC from Rathayibacter rathayi encodes the following:
- a CDS encoding SDR family oxidoreductase, with translation MLFDLTDRVALVTGSSRGIGRAVATGLAEAGATVVLNGLDPVRLEATRAELAERFAGADGRPRIHARAFDVTDDAAAEAGVAWIEEAVGPLRILVNNAGVQHRVPLLDLDVADWERVLRTNLTSAFVVGRAAAKRMIPRGAGKIVNVASVQADLARPTIAPYTASKGGIRNLTRAMTAEWAQHGIQVNAIAPGYIHTEMTQKLVDDETFNSWILGRTPAARWGRVEDLIGPAVWLASDGSDYVNGQVVFIDGGMTVVV
- a CDS encoding L-idonate 5-dehydrogenase, with translation MPLSLPASTTRVVVHAAGDLRVEEAPLPARGPSDALVAVAYGGICGSDLHYWTHGAAGESILREPLTLGHEVVGTVVEAAADGTGPATGTAVAVHPATAHGEWPDGRPNLATEGTYLGSAARMPHTQGAFARHAVLPARMLRQLPPGLWLREAALAEPASVAWHAVSRAGAVSGRRALVIGSGPIGALIVAVLKRAGAAEIVAVDLAEEPLAIARAVGATRTIRATDADAIAEVAADVVFESSGSPRGLMSAVRGAARGCTVVMVGLLPSGEQPALISLAITRELRLIGSFRFVDELDEVLAALADGSLEVEPVVTQVLPLERAVEAFELARDASRSSKVLLDFTS
- a CDS encoding DEAD/DEAH box helicase, whose protein sequence is MASTDTPASAPEADTAPTLTFSDLGLSDPVLKALKEVGYETPSAIQAATIPSLLSGRDVLGVAQTGTGKTAAFALPILSRLDLAQKTPQALVLAPTRELALQVCEAFERYASGLRGVHVLPVYGGQGYGTQLSALRRGVHVVVGTPGRIMDHLEKGTLDLSALKYLVLDEADEMLKMGFAEDVETILADTPVEKQIALFSATMPAQIRRISGKYLKEPEEITVKNKTTTSVNTTQRYLMVSYPQKVDALTRILEVENFEGMIVFVRTKSETETLAEKLRARGYTAAAISGDVQQAQRERTVEQLKSGKLDILVATDVAARGLDVERISHVVNYDIPIDTESYVHRIGRTGRAGRSGAAISFVTPRERRLLSAIEKATRQPLTEMRMPSVEDVNVTRLSRFDDAITAALADTERLQRFRDIIGHYVEHHDVVESDVAAALAIVAQGEEPLLLSPDDPRFARREREDRDSRPDRGDRPDRGDRFDRGGDRGERPERRQRPANSTLVSYRIEVGRRQRVEPRQIVGALANEGGLNRGDFGHIDIRPDFSIVELPADLPQEVLDRLADTRISGQLIELKPDRRPSRAGADRGGRPAGPSRTTERPERKPRY